CTGTATATTACCGTTCCAGGATTTTAGAATAGATTCACAGTGCTAGAAAATGTGCCCCAACTGGAAATATTTTATGGCATCTGTGTTGCAGCCTCAACTCccaggttttattttatattgcttaCTGATAACGTAAACATTTTGGAACCTGTTCACAAAACCTCAAGGACCGTATTAAGGATTGTTttattaaggactgttttttaaacAGTCATTTCTGTGAATTAAATCAAGTTCCCACCTTTGGGTTAGAAGTGTATTCTCATTTTTCAATTTACCGTTTGAGAGGGTGATTATGATCACAAAAAAGCAgtcccaaaaaataaaacattccttaGAAGAGTCCTTAAGTTTTATGAACAGGTCCTGTACGGTCTTACACTGAGTGGTGGTCTTGCTTCAGTATTAACGCAGAGTGGTGCTTGTGCCTTGCAGGGATGGTGCTGGTGCGCAGTGACAGCGGCCAGTTGTTGATGATCCACCAGCAGACTCTCGCTCAAATGCAGGCCCAGTCCCAGTCCCAGAACGCCATGGCTCCGCGCCCCGCCACGCCCACCAGCACTCCCCCTGTCCAGCTACAGGTACTGGCTGCTTGGGTTATTACTTTAATTAATGAAAAGACTGCTCCCTACTTGCATTGCAACTTCTAATTCAAACCAAGTAACTCTTACTGGTAACTCGCCCCTTCTTGCATTTCGTTTCATTGGCATCCCTTCCGACTCTTCTATCTCCAGCTGTGGTCCAATCAATTGTGAGGGTGTGCTCACTCATTCAGTTAGGCAGGTGGGGTTGTCTTGAACtgctgaatgtattttttttttttttaaaggatttttccAGCATAAACCCATTGAGATTAAATATTTAATTCCTTGGCCATGAGAATAAATAAAAGCTGCAGAAAACTTGTACATATTACATAACGCACTTTCAGAGTACTTACAGAATATATGTTTTTAGATATGCAAAGCAAGTTTCTAAGCAGGATGGCTGCATTTATTCATGATAGTTAATTAAAAACGTTACAGTACTGTTTTTAGACCAAGAGCATAGCTATTGGAAGTATAGTAGGAAGGATGGATAATGGGTTCAATAACGGAGTGCCTCTTTGTTAATCGTCAGGCCCCTGGGACACCCATGATTGCCAGGCAGGTGACCCCAACGACCATCATCAAGCAGACCTCTGCAGCCCAGACCACAGTACAGGCCACCACCACACTACAGAGACCTCCTGTCGTGCAGGTACAGCAGAAACTTCTGCCAGGGCTTGCAAACATATTTACAGAGATCCGTTTAACAAAATGATTggctcttatttatttttttctttctgcagccCCAGATCGTGCTGGGAGGGGCCTCCACAACCGCTTCAATAGGAGCAGCGTCCCCGGTGCAGCCAGGAACACCACAGAGAACAGTACCGGGGGCCACAGGGGCCACTGCCACGGTAAGAGACTTCACCTTCACTCGCACTGCATGGGATACAGAGCACACCCCTCTCCTCGTCTCATTATGGAACAAGACCTCTCTGCCATACTGCTGTTTTGATGCATACAGGTTGAAGATGACCTATTCTCAGCATCTGCGTTAGTGTCTCTTCAGTGTTGATCATGTCTCTGTACTCCTCCCTGCTTATTTAATTGACTATATTTACACTGGACACAGACATTTaagaacagcaaagtgtaataaagcatagtgaagacTGTCGGGGTATGGtaaaccatattaataaacatggaaaaccaggataaactatggaaaatgcacagcataaccatgggaaaagcatggaaaaactgcagaaatactgtgctaAAATACTGTGAACTTTGTTGACTGGATTGTATATGCAAACTAAAAACACTTGCAGCGCATTGTGTGTGTATTAACCTGCTTCACCTCTGTGTTGACCGATTTCATCCAAAAGCTTGCATTCTCAATTGTTCAAGCACTGATCCCCTTTTCTTTGCAGGAAACCttggaaaatgtgaaaaaatgtaagaACTTTCTATCGACGTTAATTAAGCTGGCATCAAGTGGAAAACAGTCCTCAGAGACGGCTGCTAATGTGAAGGAGCTGGTGCAGAACCTGTTGGTAAGAAAGAAAATGTGCTGTGCACTGGCACTGGCCGTTAGTAAAACGCTTCCTGTGTGGTTCCATATCGTGCACGCCTGTGGTCCCAATGTACATGGGTGGACTTGTCTATTTTAAGGCTGTTTTAAAATGCCATCTTTTTTGCAGGAAGGAAAAATTGAAGCAGAAGATTTTACAAGCAGGCTTTACAGGGAACTCAATTCTTCACCTCAACCATATCTTGTGCCTTTCCTGAAGGTAAtccctactaaaaaaaaaaaagttatgtcaAGACCTTTTTATTCTAATTGTTTAAACTGTGTGTAAAATTGGAacagtgttgtgtttttaaaagatgatttGATGTGTTTAATTCCATTTCATCTCATTGTAAAGCTGCTGACCACATGCTCCTGTATGTTTTGCAGAGGAGTCTACCTGCCTTGCGCCAGCTCACCCCAGACTCGGCAGCTTTCATCCAGCAGAGCCAGCTCCAGCAGCCCAGCAGTCAGACCAGCACGGCGCTCACAGCGGTGGTCCTGGGGTCGTCAGTTCAACGCTCAGCCGGAAAAGCCACTGCCACCCTCACCAGCACCCTTCAGCCTGGGCACACCAAACCAGGGCAGCTCACACCACTGGTAACAATCCCTATCGCCATCGATAACTTTCTTGGAGTAGTGCAGTCGTTCCGTCAAGGAGGATCGACTGTTTTGCAGCCGTTCTCTCGGTAATAGAATAACCACAGCACCCTACGTGGAGTATGCTGTTTATATATCAAGTACAAAACCTTTGcaaaaagacaataaataaatcaataaataaaagagTTTCACTGTCTTGTATGTAAACAAGTCATACAAAAAATGTAACACACTCAAAACCTGGACCAGTTAACTGGGCTGCTGTGTTGAGTTATTTTGTCTGATTTGCACTAGCAGTCTGCCGATTGGGGCGGAGTTAACAGTTGTGCTGTGCTGAGAGTTTTTcgacttgtttttttaaatcttaaacgAGCGGTTTTGTAAACCATGCGTTTCTTGCaggttctcccgtcacagcagcaGGGGACCATGGTGCGCCCATCCCAGGTAACCCTGACGCAAACCCCCATGGTGACTCTGAGGCCGCCCCACAATCGGATCATGTTGAGTACGCCACAGCATGTGCAGCTAAAACCTCTTCAGACAGGTACACTATCGGTCAGACTCTTTTTGTAGTAACTTCTCTCTTTCAGTGAAACCCTTCATTGATTTTCAGGCCAACCCTTTTCTTTCTCTCCGCTGTCTAAACCAAGTTTCAGCTATTTCCAACTGTCTGTGAACCCATCTAGCAGTATAACGTGTAGATCATGAACTAATGCCTGATTTCTATTACCTAAGGTCATTTGGCAAACGGCATTAAATGTGTTGCCAATTGTTTCAAATCACATGTCATGTCATGTATTGACAAATGCCTTTTTATGGCAGAGcattgctgccatctactggttgATTACAAAAGTGCACACATATATAGGGGGAGGGGGCAATATGTTTACCATGAACATTCTCTAATTGTATGTGTCAAGACATGATTTGACTTACAGATATTATTTATACCTCAAATGAGATTCataaaataatatttcatttaATGAGCACGTTTTAAGGGCCTTTCCCACTCCCTGTGTGAAATGGTGACAGATGAACAACAGAACTGGTTTATAAAATCCAACTTATGTGAACCTGTTGGTGCGATAAGGAGACCAGACAGGTGCCAGCAATACACAGGAAACATGTAGTCTGTGACATGATGCCACAAGGCAGCTCTGAATACCTGAAATGACTATCTGCATGAGATAACATGCATCGAGTGGTATTTTGCTGGACCTCTAGGGCAACCTTATGCAAAATGGTATCAGATGTAGCCTTTCCACCATTGAATTAGAATTCAACTCAGTGGAATTTGAAATGCAGATAATACATTAGCATGCAGATAGACTCTAACTCCCTATCCTGTCTCTTCTTAAGTCCCGGTTATGAAACATACAGTATTACCTGGAAACAAAGGGCTTCCCCCTGGCTTCGCACAGGCCTCCGCTGCACAGAGGAACAAACTCAAAGAAGCTGGAGGAGGTTCCTTCCGGTGAGAACTGTTTCAGGGTTTGCGGTGCAGAGGTGTCAAGCAGCAGAACGCAAGAGCAGGCGCCAACTCAGCATGTACTGTGTTGGGAACGGACACAAATCAAACAGCCCATGTTTTGTGTATCCCTTGTAGTTGTGTAACTCGCCTGTCATTTCAGTATAGGGAtagactatttatttttttatgctgctcaaattaattgattgatacagtattataaataaaatctGCAAAAGCCTTGAAAAGAATATTGACACAAAGGAGTGTAATCCCCGATCGAGACAGAGTTCTGCATGAACCGTTTCTAGTAAAGCAAGCTGTTCTAGCACACACTGTGGTAATGCGAACGCTAAATGCTCTTCCTGGGTTTCAGTGACGATGACGATATCAACGATGTTGCATCAATGGCTGGAGTGAATCTGTCTGAAGAAAGCGCCCGGATTCTCGCGACGAACTCGGAACTCGTGGGCACGCTAACGAGGTCTTGTAAAGACGAAGCATTTCTCTCGACAGCGTCGTTGCATAGAAGACTATTAGAAATAGGTAATTGCGGTTTCTTTTAGAAATGTTAATAGTTTTCGAATGCTAAATGAATCCATGAATGTgagttttccttttatttttctgCTATAATTTTCTGAAGCAGTTTCTTATTTTGCAAGCATTTCATGAGATGTTTGAAATCTACTCTTGACATCGTTCTATAAGTTGGTGTTGCTGTTTAtttcaatggattttttttttcttaaaagtaatagcaaaataaaaaataaattaaaaaacacgtCTATCTCTAGCTGAAGAGTTTGTAGAGTTGGCCATGAACAGTTTGGTTGATTGTGAAAAAGAGCCATCATCACCTGTTTGCTGTCTAGTAATGTCAAAAGCAGTTTGGCTTTGAATCCTAtagttatgtattttttctttttttatattgtttcatATAGGCAAACAATATGGAATAATAGAACTGGGGCCAGACATAGTCAACATTGTGTCACATGCAACCCAGCTAAGGTTACAGAGCTTAATAGAGAAAGTAACAGAGATTGCGCAGCAAAGGAATATAACATACAAGGTAAGACTGACTATTCCATGTGCTTCGTTAATCGATATTTAGACACGTGAGACTGAACCCACGGCTCTGATTGGGGCTGTGGTTAGAGTTTCTAATACCTGGTTTCTAAGGGCTGCGTGTTGGTGCTGTGCTTGCAGGAAGATGAGCGGTACGAGCAGATTAGTGATGTGCGCTCACAGCTGAAGTTCTTCGAGCAGCTCGATCAGATAGAGAAACAGAGGAAAGAGGAGCAGGAAAGAGAGATTTTAATGAAAGCAGCAAAGGTAAGCTCATTTCTGTTATATACATGTCTTCATTTTTACATGAATAAGGAACAACCGAAAACTGTACTAGACCAGTGTCAATGCTTCAGTGCTTTATTTCTAGCTTTATTCTAGGATTCTTGAGAATTTAAGAAGTGCTGAACCACTTCACGCTATTCATATTGGTAGGAATTCTCTTTCAGTCACTCTACGCAGATGCTCTTGGCTTCTTCATTATTATGAGTACACTGACATCTAGTGGAATATAACTGTACTGAAGGATGGTAACTTTTCCATTAATGTGAAACATGGTCTTTTTCTCTAAAGTTCTACAGTGTGGCAAAGGTGATGTCCAGTACTCCCGTTGATATTCAAACAGAGCGCTAACTGCTGGTTCATTGTTTTTGTCTCCCCTTTAGTCACGATCACGTCAAGAAGACCCAGAGCAGCTCCGGTTGAAACAGAAGGCCAAAGAGGTTGGGTTCCATTCTTCAGCTCAGCAGTTCAGTAGGGCCCATTGCGTGTTGTTTTTCAAGGCCCTTTGCAGTTTATGCCGATCTGTACCTAAAAAAAATGTCcactatttacaaaaaataaagctGTTTATTACACATTTTACACCGGAAACCTGACCCACTCAAGAGTGTGGAAAAAGAAGAAACCCCAGTACTTTATATTCGGTAATTTCTGTCCATTTGTTTTAGTGCAGTACGAGGCAGTCTGTTTAACACCCTGTGCTGCTGCTACAGGTTAACTTCACCAGCGTTACACGGTTACTTATCAAACAGAGTCAGACAAGCTGCGCTTCCGTCTGTTCCTTAATATTACCCAGAAAACCTCAACtgcatgcttttttattatttctacagatttgttttgtatatatctCTATCTAGAGCACTGTAGTCCCTTGTAAAACCTACCTTCTCTGAGACGGGTATGTTCTGCTTTAAAACAGATGCAGCAGCAGGAGCTGGCACAGATAAGACAAAGAGACGCCAACCTCACAGCCTTAGCAGCGATAGGACCGAGAAAGAAGAGGAAAGTGGGTTCACCTGGACCCGGGGCTGGGGCGGAGGTATCgtcacattttattcattcattcattcattcattcattcattcattcatttatttctttatttgcattgtttgttttagtttttttcaaaaagtccATGAATCAGTACCTAACTTGTACAGAACATTGTATTTTGGAGCTGGTAAAATAAATCTAGATGTTGTAACACAACACAGTAAGCATGTAGATTTCTAGTACTGAAATTGAACATGCTGCCCATTGATATATTCCCTATATATTCTCATTACCAATCAAATAACTCCTTTTGATATGTAGTATCTCCTTTAAAGAAGTTAACTAGGTGCTATAATAAATTGATCGATGAAGGTGCTAGTCGAAAGAAACTGTATTTAAAGGTTATCGTTTTAATAGTAATTAGGGGTGGGACACAAATATTGATATTCACTGCCAAACCAGTGTTTTAAACTCTGTTCACGTGTTGCTTGAGAGAGATTCAAACACATGACCTGGATCTCAATTAAAACCATGTTAAAAACTAACACCATGTGATACAATAAACGAGGTTGCAGAAATACAAAGGTTTTGTGCCATACGTTTAGACAACCATAAATTACCGTCTCCTCATCAGAattcgggggaaaaaaaaagaaatcatccAAATTGGGACTTATTGAGTATCATTTACCTGGTATTCAgtgaattaaaatgtaaaacgctAATCATTTTGATGAAACAGCTACAGCATTACCAACTGTGCATTTAATTAAATTGCTTTAATCAGCAAGCCAATTAGAATATAAACACTAACAGCCTAACAAGGCGTTTTAAGGCGTACTTGACATACAGTTTAGTGCATAGTTGCAGTATTCTCTCCTTTAGCTTTTTGTTTCATTTCACAGTTTTCTTTGCAGAtatccattcattcattcaatgcTCATGCTGGCTGAATGTAAATATTCCCTTCAATTACATACATAATCTTTAGCACATTGCTTGGGCAAACAGAGCCCATGTACACGTCTCACAACAGCGCTCTGCATATCTACTGTGTAggaattggaatttatattttaaggaaataagAATTGTTGTGCTTGTTCATTTGACGCCATTCGTAATTGACAAACAGTGACTTCAatgtaagtaatttgttgccactgtgagaagctcatttgaacagaatactgctaattgtaATGTTGATCAGTAATGTGTTGgcattgattaaaagggaattggaattgagaatTGATTTTTGGAATTGAAAAGCAGGAATTGACCCCAGCCCTGGTCTCAATAGTTGTGTGGACTGCATATACTGAATACCCCTGGGATATATTTgcattctctctcacacacactgattcTGTCTGTCTCCAGGGCTCTGGTTCAAGTGGGT
The Acipenser ruthenus chromosome 18, fAciRut3.2 maternal haplotype, whole genome shotgun sequence DNA segment above includes these coding regions:
- the LOC117430223 gene encoding transcription initiation factor TFIID subunit 4-like isoform X2 — translated: MAAGSDLLDEVFFNTEVDEKVVSDLVGSLESQLAGSGHGNSESRGPVVGNHIVSAGAGAGVQGGVINNTRSQGSALLDATTGITSSAGSETSPGLSHGKSVVVSAMTTPVPDHGAGSGKTGTHAVQTLNGSNVTMNSHSSGSPAAASTVCNSSGSAPAVTVVNNGPGSVVKGNVNTVLPATSNTVIQSSFFNAQSATSTVITSQTTSLGTGPTVTLVRPPMHTAGPGTMLNGNNTVLSSTVNAANLPATVGSGISLQTSLLNSNPSPAGVCASIATHVIKSESPKTIIQTTPQAMAPSVVANAGNLSLGQPMHSGLQTVPPQQPSTPAGIGKGPVVQNVPRTSTPAAVAANPGAIRAIVPQVLAPRMAQTPPNQPNIQNIQLPPGMVLVRSDSGQLLMIHQQTLAQMQAQSQSQNAMAPRPATPTSTPPVQLQAPGTPMIARQVTPTTIIKQTSAAQTTVQATTTLQRPPVVQPQIVLGGASTTASIGAASPVQPGTPQRTVPGATGATATETLENVKKCKNFLSTLIKLASSGKQSSETAANVKELVQNLLEGKIEAEDFTSRLYRELNSSPQPYLVPFLKRSLPALRQLTPDSAAFIQQSQLQQPSSQTSTALTAVVLGSSVQRSAGKATATLTSTLQPGHTKPGQLTPLVLPSQQQGTMVRPSQVTLTQTPMVTLRPPHNRIMLSTPQHVQLKPLQTVPVMKHTVLPGNKGLPPGFAQASAAQRNKLKEAGGGSFRDDDDINDVASMAGVNLSEESARILATNSELVGTLTRSCKDEAFLSTASLHRRLLEIGKQYGIIELGPDIVNIVSHATQLRLQSLIEKVTEIAQQRNITYKEDERYEQISDVRSQLKFFEQLDQIEKQRKEEQEREILMKAAKSRSRQEDPEQLRLKQKAKEMQQQELAQIRQRDANLTALAAIGPRKKRKVGSPGPGAGAEGSGSSGSLSGSPSVATARQFTRQRITRVSLRDLLHCLENESETSHSHLLYQAFLK
- the LOC117430223 gene encoding transcription initiation factor TFIID subunit 4-like isoform X1, with product MAAGSDLLDEVFFNTEVDEKVVSDLVGSLESQLAGSGHGNSESRGPVVGNHIVSAGAGNANVQESKMGLAQDLAKAGAGVQGGVINNTRSQGSALLDATTGITSSAGSETSPGLSHGKSVVVSAMTTPVPDHGAGSGKTGTHAVQTLNGSNVTMNSHSSGSPAAASTVCNSSGSAPAVTVVNNGPGSVVKGNVNTVLPATSNTVIQSSFFNAQSATSTVITSQTTSLGTGPTVTLVRPPMHTAGPGTMLNGNNTVLSSTVNAANLPATVGSGISLQTSLLNSNPSPAGVCASIATHVIKSESPKTIIQTTPQAMAPSVVANAGNLSLGQPMHSGLQTVPPQQPSTPAGIGKGPVVQNVPRTSTPAAVAANPGAIRAIVPQVLAPRMAQTPPNQPNIQNIQLPPGMVLVRSDSGQLLMIHQQTLAQMQAQSQSQNAMAPRPATPTSTPPVQLQAPGTPMIARQVTPTTIIKQTSAAQTTVQATTTLQRPPVVQPQIVLGGASTTASIGAASPVQPGTPQRTVPGATGATATETLENVKKCKNFLSTLIKLASSGKQSSETAANVKELVQNLLEGKIEAEDFTSRLYRELNSSPQPYLVPFLKRSLPALRQLTPDSAAFIQQSQLQQPSSQTSTALTAVVLGSSVQRSAGKATATLTSTLQPGHTKPGQLTPLVLPSQQQGTMVRPSQVTLTQTPMVTLRPPHNRIMLSTPQHVQLKPLQTVPVMKHTVLPGNKGLPPGFAQASAAQRNKLKEAGGGSFRDDDDINDVASMAGVNLSEESARILATNSELVGTLTRSCKDEAFLSTASLHRRLLEIGKQYGIIELGPDIVNIVSHATQLRLQSLIEKVTEIAQQRNITYKEDERYEQISDVRSQLKFFEQLDQIEKQRKEEQEREILMKAAKSRSRQEDPEQLRLKQKAKEMQQQELAQIRQRDANLTALAAIGPRKKRKVGSPGPGAGAEGSGSSGSLSGSPSVATARQFTRQRITRVSLRDLLHCLENESETSHSHLLYQAFLK